In the Triplophysa dalaica isolate WHDGS20190420 chromosome 8, ASM1584641v1, whole genome shotgun sequence genome, GCCCGCAGAGTCTAGCTGTGATCTCATTTAGAAAGTTTGCATGAAAGATAAAAAGCAGAATGCCAGATcctgaaacacaaaacatgtaaatgtcaAAGTTCTTTACTACATAAACCCTGGCACCaaattgcatttgcatttacttATATTTCACCTTCTCCGGGTGTGGGTTGAGGGGGTTTGTAGTTAAACTCCAGTGAGAAGTCTGGTCCCTCGCACAGTCTGTGGCAAGCCAGAGGAAACACGGGTTCCAGCAGGGCCAGCCGAGTTTCAAAAAAGGCTCTGATTGTCTCCTCCGCCACTGTCGATAATCTGTtagataaatgtttttacaaaatccTTCTATGTTGGGTGTCCTATTTGGTGTTAAACATAATGCAACAATGGAGCACTCACGTTTGCATGTGGTCTTTGATGAGATCATAAACTATCACGTTGTTGCTAATTTTGGCATAGTACAAGGCAGTGCTCTTATGTTTAGACATGATGTTGCAGTCTGCCCCATATTCCAGCAGGAGGCGAACTACATCTGCATTTCCCCTCTTACAAGCCTTATGAAGAAAACAATACGAGTTCAGTATGTTACTGTTACAATAGCATTTAACATCAGTTTCTGCTCTTAGAGTTCGAGTTCACAGATCAATCTCTAAATAACAACCTATATCTTACTTTCATAAGAGCTGTCTCCCCACCAAGTGTTTGGGCATTTACGGAAGCACCTGCCTCCAGGAGAATAGCCACTGTCGTCAAGAAGTTCTGCATTAGAGAGGGTATATTATTAAATAGGTTGTTGTGGGATTGTGTACTATAACAAGAAAGTTCTTTAGAATTACTGATCACATTTTTCAATTTGTTATATTCGTCTTTAGGATTGATGATGTTCAGCACCTTTTCTGCAGCATGCATCAGGGCTGTGGTGCCGTTCTTCTGCCGGGCATTGACCTTCACACCTTTCTTAATGAGTAGCCTGAGGATGTCATCCTGACCACCTGCAGCGGCCAGCAGCATTAAAGACATACCGCTAGAATCCTGCAGGGGGCAGCACAAACAAGACATTCATATGACATCCCCTCCCACACAGCATCAAGGCCAGTACAGACACAAAAATCTTGCTCAGGGAATGAAGATTAACTGAGAGGTTCAAAGATAAACTGCACCATGACCTCTGATAAGACACTTCAGTACAAACAGAATGCAGGAGATAAGAAAGAGAAATATGAAGCACACCTCCTGATCCAGATTGTAGTCCTCTTTGGAACTAAGTGCACGTTTTACCGACAGGTAATTCCCATTTTTCACTGCTTCTCGCAGCTCAGCTGaatgaatgataaaaaaagagcaaatgAAAATAGTCTCCAATAACAGATTGAtgatttttcatgttttgtatgtgtgtgtaccaCTCACTGGGGGTTAAGGATAGTGGAGAGAGATTCTCATCTTCTCCATTCAAGTGTTTCTGAAAGTCCTCCAGTGTCATCCAGTCCAGTTTGAGCTCCACCCCAAGATTAAGAGAAGGCGGTGCCCGGTCTGCAAATTGAGACACAGTTGTGACAGTCAGTGATTGGAATAGGACCTGCTAGTTTGATCTTGTGATAGTCACAAAcgcatacatttttatgtagtATAGAAGTCCGAATTGTGTTAATCAAAAAGAACCAAACTTAAGTAAAACCAGACAAAGTAAAGACCTCATTTAAAGGGCCAGTTCATTTACTGAAcgtcaagttgttctaaatctgtatagatttctttgttctgatgatggAAAGGATTTGAAAAggatgcttataaccaaacagttcttgggcactattggcaaccatagtaggaaaaaaaatgatgtataaatatctttgttctgctgaaaacaaattaagatatttcgTAGTAAaagtaggaaagcaaacagcactcagcattgtaatttttcctactatgatagtcaatggtgtcccttTAAGTTATAAATACAAACCAGGAGTTTTGTCTGAGCGTTCCGTGGGCTCTTGAGGGTCCTGATTGTCATCGCATGTAGTGAAGAGCCGCGATTCACTGTCCTCCCTTTTTCTCCTTCTCTTGTCTTTCCATCTGGAGTCTTCTGTGGAGTCTGGAGATGCCATCGGTTCAGCCATGGACTTCCGTTCCAGACGTTCCTGCCGGGCCTCCTCAGCAAGTCTCTGCGCCTCCTCCAACCTTGCTTTCCTCTCCCGCTGGGCTTCCTCTATCCTCTCCTTCTTCTTCCTTTCCTCTTCTTCAATCCGttctttcctctttctttcctcttcttccatCTTTTCTTTCCTCCTCCTTTGCTCCACCTCTCTCTGTTCCCGTAGTAATTCTTCCTTTGTCTTTGGGAGTGGCTCATCTGATTTGTCGCTTTTGTCTGTTTCGAACGTCCCTTTCTCATCTGTCTCCATAGGAATGGGACTCTGACCGGATCGTGCTGCTGTGAGGGAAGGAGAACATTGTGGTCATTAAGGTTATcttacaaatgaaaacatttcagtgaGGTTTAACCAAGAAAATCACCATCTTTTGACTTGTCGGACTTCTCTGATTCTGGTTTGCGTCCAGGAGATTGCTTTGACACTTTTGCTTTCTTGTCAATTTTCCCCGTGGCCTGTATGGAACAAGTTTCCAAAtgtcaaatcaaatcaatatttaaaacaactgCAAGTGCCAAAGAAAAGGCCTTTGTACCTTTGGAGCAGCATTCTTGGTCTGTTCTGCTGGTCTCCTTGGTGCACGATCTTTCGCCTCACAGTTCAGCAAGAACTTTTCAAACAGGTTAGTGGAGGCACCTCCCTTCTCCCCGCCTTCCTCTTTTGGCTCCTCCTCTTTTGGCTTGGTGGGGGCTGTTGATGATGTcgaggaagaagaggaagatgcAGATGGGAGCTTTTGAGATGGTGGGGCTGCATCCTGACCTTTGCTTTTGACTTTCAATTTGGCTGCCGACGATGTGGCCCCAGTATCGCTGGAGTCAGGCTCCTCCTCGCTGCGAGAAGATTTGCTGGTGCTCTTGCTGCTAGTTATACTCTTGAGCTTGTTTAAACCACTCTCTTTGAGAGTGGCCGTCGACAGCTCTGCTTTCTTATGTTTCTTCTCCTGAAGGTCCTTGAAACCTTGCATCTTAGTGTCAGACTTCACTTTCTTCTGCTTGGCCTGTTTGGAATCGCCCCCGCTCTCACTTCGAGTGGGTTTGTCCACGGGCTTGACTGTCGTGATTTTGGGAGAATCATAAGGGGCTTCTGTGTTCGTCGTATCATCAGTGTGGGTCTCGGACGGTGCGTCGCTTTTATCACCCTCATCGTCCGA is a window encoding:
- the mphosph8 gene encoding LOW QUALITY PROTEIN: M-phase phosphoprotein 8 (The sequence of the model RefSeq protein was modified relative to this genomic sequence to represent the inferred CDS: inserted 1 base in 1 codon); translated protein: MATGAERAEGGESDQEEEDVYEVERIIDTRVEEGEVQYRVRWKNYSSDEDTWEPEAHLDDCREVLLAYKKNLAEIKAKKDSGMLPMKSDLFDADSESESDKDKPKESSPQKKKKNKKLDESEDEMPAKEKKKKKKEKWRDDKPLPXSESEEEDESRHSSPAPSKKEQKKRLIESDEDDGPVTIKKQKKDAKVKDRGMTKKDTVEERKKKKVKSKKEIESSDDEGDKSDAPSETHTDDTTNTEAPYDSPKITTVKPVDKPTRSESGGDSKQAKQKKVKSDTKMQGFKDLQEKKHKKAELSTATLKESGLNKLKSITSSKSTSKSSRSEEEPDSSDTGATSSAAKLKVKSKGQDAAPPSQKLPSASSSSSSTSSTAPTKPKEEEPKEEGGEKGGASTNLFEKFLLNCEAKDRAPRRPAEQTKNAAPKATGKIDKKAKVSKQSPGRKPESEKSDKSKDAARSGQSPIPMETDEKGTFETDKSDKSDEPLPKTKEELLREQREVEQRRRKEKMEEEERKRKERIEEEERKKKERIEEAQRERKARLEEAQRLAEEARQERLERKSMAEPMASPDSTEDSRWKDKRRRKREDSESRLFTTCDDNQDPQEPTERSDKTPDRAPPSLNLGVELKLDWMTLEDFQKHLNGEDENLSPLSLTPTELREAVKNGNYLSVKRALSSKEDYNLDQEDSSGMSLMLLAAAGGQDDILRLLIKKGVKVNARQKNGTTALMHAAEKNFLTTVAILLEAGASVNAQTLGGETALMKACKRGNADVVRLLLEYGADCNIMSKHKSTALYYAKISNNVIVYDLIKDHMQTLSTVAEETIRAFFETRLALLEPVFPLACHRLCEGPDFSLEFNYKPPQPTPGEGSGILLFIFHANFLNEITARLCGPCSVHAVVLNDKFQLPIFLDSHFIYSFSPVQGVNKMFIRLAESPTAKVKLLICAYRVQLQ